One genomic window of Blastopirellula retiformator includes the following:
- a CDS encoding outer membrane protein assembly factor BamB family protein yields MTKTSSLSLLLVIAALAIFGCTPPATTTPTPSNTSGEHDHDHDHADHDHEHEGEEHAEEAMQPEAEKPAAEASSASEMKSEAAVAAKPEPISESIGASGAAPAKEDGAEMKAAPAAEASAAAPVEEAEATAHVATDAKPAGEADPQDWTYVRGPQFNGHSQATGLLDDFDAEGGEGSNVKWFAEEFGSRSTPIVMNGKLYTLCPAEQGTKREGERVVCLDAQTGEFLWENRFNVYLSDVPVERVGWSAVVGDPTNGKIYALGVCGHFQCIDAETGKTEWVHKLHEEYGLLSTYGGRTNFPIVFEDLVIISAVVIGWGDMAKPAHRFMAFDKNTGEMIWFEGTRLLPDDTTYSAPVIATLNGQKAMVFGSGDGAFWALQPRTGKEIWHYNMSMRGINASPTVDGDVVYVGHSEENLGDISSFMGNVAAIKGDMTGDITGKGLIWQQPEIMMGKSTLLKVNDYVYAFNDAGKVFGFDAKTGEPVGRRVAIGRAMRSNPLYADGKIYAFETNGNWAILEPQEDGSLEILNKGRFRDGEVNGSPICAQGLIYVPTSAGIYCLEDPTKEKGFKGLPPVTPEAPVSDNPEIAQLQVTPCELLLKPGQSQQFDVVAYNKLGEKLDADLSGVKFELTGPGKIDANGLYTAETSDAHTATTVTAKLDEVSSEARIRTIPNLPWSFNFDDIALDPATGAGQPPITWVGARYRHVIREIDGSQAMVKITTIPKGTRSQSWMSSPELHDYTIQADVKAAKTEDGQLPDIGLIAQGYQFVLNGNDKTMQVRSWVTQMRMAKSLPFEMEADDWYVMKLQVSNEGDIAVVRGKVWKKDEAEPSDWTIVGEDTIPNRDGSPGFFGKATNAELYIDNVTVTPNDN; encoded by the coding sequence ATGACGAAGACTTCCAGTCTCTCTCTCCTACTAGTAATTGCGGCCCTCGCGATCTTCGGCTGCACCCCGCCCGCCACTACGACTCCCACGCCTAGTAATACGTCTGGCGAACATGATCATGACCATGATCACGCCGACCACGATCATGAGCACGAGGGAGAAGAGCACGCCGAAGAGGCGATGCAGCCGGAAGCGGAGAAGCCCGCCGCCGAAGCGTCCTCTGCTAGCGAGATGAAATCGGAAGCAGCGGTCGCCGCGAAGCCGGAACCGATTTCCGAGAGCATTGGCGCCTCGGGCGCTGCTCCGGCGAAGGAAGATGGGGCAGAAATGAAAGCGGCGCCAGCAGCGGAAGCTTCCGCCGCCGCCCCGGTTGAAGAAGCGGAAGCGACCGCGCATGTCGCCACCGACGCCAAGCCGGCCGGCGAAGCCGATCCGCAAGATTGGACGTATGTCCGCGGCCCGCAGTTCAACGGTCACTCGCAAGCGACCGGCCTGCTTGACGACTTCGATGCCGAAGGGGGCGAAGGAAGCAACGTCAAATGGTTCGCCGAAGAGTTCGGCTCCCGCAGCACGCCGATCGTGATGAATGGCAAGCTTTACACGCTGTGCCCCGCCGAACAAGGGACCAAGCGTGAAGGAGAACGGGTCGTTTGCCTCGACGCCCAAACTGGCGAGTTCCTCTGGGAGAATCGCTTCAACGTTTACCTGTCGGACGTGCCGGTCGAACGAGTCGGCTGGTCGGCCGTCGTCGGCGATCCGACCAACGGCAAGATCTACGCCCTGGGGGTCTGCGGTCACTTCCAGTGCATCGACGCCGAAACCGGCAAGACCGAATGGGTTCATAAGCTGCACGAAGAGTATGGTCTGCTGTCGACCTATGGCGGCCGCACCAATTTCCCGATCGTCTTTGAAGATCTGGTCATCATCAGCGCCGTCGTGATCGGCTGGGGCGACATGGCCAAGCCGGCCCATCGCTTCATGGCGTTCGACAAGAACACCGGCGAAATGATCTGGTTCGAAGGAACCCGTCTGCTGCCGGATGACACCACTTACAGCGCCCCGGTCATCGCCACGCTTAACGGTCAAAAGGCGATGGTCTTCGGCTCGGGCGACGGCGCCTTCTGGGCGCTGCAGCCCCGTACGGGTAAAGAGATCTGGCACTACAACATGTCGATGCGCGGCATCAACGCTTCGCCAACCGTCGACGGCGACGTCGTCTATGTCGGTCATAGCGAAGAGAACCTGGGCGACATCTCGTCGTTCATGGGGAACGTCGCCGCGATCAAAGGCGACATGACCGGCGACATCACCGGCAAAGGCCTGATCTGGCAACAGCCCGAAATCATGATGGGCAAAAGCACTCTGCTGAAGGTCAACGATTACGTCTACGCCTTCAACGACGCCGGCAAGGTCTTTGGCTTTGACGCCAAGACCGGCGAACCGGTTGGTCGCCGCGTGGCGATCGGCCGGGCCATGCGGTCCAACCCGCTCTACGCCGACGGCAAGATCTACGCGTTTGAAACCAACGGCAACTGGGCGATCCTCGAGCCGCAAGAAGACGGCTCGCTGGAGATTCTCAACAAGGGCCGATTCCGCGATGGCGAAGTCAACGGCTCGCCGATCTGCGCTCAAGGCCTGATCTACGTGCCGACCTCGGCCGGCATCTACTGCCTGGAAGATCCGACCAAAGAAAAAGGTTTCAAAGGCCTGCCTCCGGTGACCCCGGAAGCTCCTGTCAGCGACAATCCCGAGATCGCTCAGCTGCAAGTGACTCCGTGTGAGCTGCTGCTGAAGCCTGGCCAATCGCAGCAGTTCGACGTCGTCGCCTACAACAAGCTGGGCGAAAAGCTCGACGCTGACCTCAGCGGCGTCAAGTTTGAACTGACCGGCCCCGGCAAGATCGACGCCAACGGACTGTACACTGCCGAAACGAGCGACGCCCACACCGCAACGACCGTTACGGCCAAATTGGACGAAGTGAGCAGCGAAGCCCGGATTCGCACGATTCCGAACCTTCCCTGGAGCTTCAACTTCGACGATATCGCCTTGGATCCGGCCACCGGCGCCGGCCAACCGCCGATCACTTGGGTCGGCGCCCGCTATCGTCACGTCATTCGCGAGATCGACGGCAGTCAGGCGATGGTCAAGATCACGACCATTCCGAAGGGTACCCGCAGCCAATCGTGGATGAGCAGCCCCGAGCTGCACGACTACACGATTCAGGCCGACGTCAAAGCGGCCAAGACCGAGGATGGCCAACTGCCTGACATCGGCTTGATCGCCCAAGGTTATCAGTTCGTGCTCAACGGCAACGACAAGACGATGCAGGTTCGCAGCTGGGTGACCCAGATGCGGATGGCCAAGTCGCTTCCGTTTGAGATGGAAGCGGACGACTGGTACGTGATGAAGCTGCAGGTTTCCAACGAAGGCGATATCGCCGTCGTTCGGGGCAAGGTCTGGAAGAAGGACGAAGCCGAACCGTCCGACTGGACCATCGTCGGCGAGGACACCATCCCCAACCGCGACGGCAGCCCTGGCTTCTTCGGCAAGGCGACCAACGCCGAGTTGTACATCGACAACGTGACGGTCACGCCCAACGACAACTAG
- a CDS encoding MJ0042-type zinc finger domain-containing protein — protein MPIEFACSQCSTKFRVPDPLAGKMVRCPKCQSAERVPQPAAKPAPEPELRLRETNNGPWREEPLPAVAAAAVPPPESLSLVEVRHRISTPGTALFFVAILAMTVNTVSVVVWTLQLMFAPPANLTAVGAAFSMLFGGLTVGVTAVMMKGLIHFRTLHNRVWAWIGLVLAMTPCGASLFCVLGIPFAIWGIVLLADRRISSHFRR, from the coding sequence ATGCCGATCGAATTCGCTTGCAGCCAATGCTCTACGAAATTTCGTGTGCCTGACCCGTTGGCAGGCAAGATGGTGCGCTGCCCGAAGTGCCAATCGGCCGAGCGGGTGCCGCAGCCAGCGGCAAAACCAGCGCCAGAGCCGGAACTGCGACTGCGAGAAACCAACAACGGGCCCTGGCGCGAAGAGCCCCTTCCGGCAGTCGCCGCGGCGGCGGTTCCGCCGCCCGAGAGCTTGTCGCTGGTCGAGGTGCGGCACCGGATCTCGACGCCGGGGACGGCCCTGTTTTTTGTGGCGATCCTGGCGATGACGGTGAACACGGTGTCGGTGGTCGTGTGGACGTTGCAGCTAATGTTCGCGCCGCCGGCCAACCTGACGGCGGTAGGAGCGGCGTTTTCGATGCTGTTCGGTGGGCTGACGGTCGGTGTAACCGCGGTGATGATGAAAGGGTTAATTCACTTTCGGACCCTCCACAACCGGGTCTGGGCGTGGATCGGCCTGGTGCTGGCAATGACGCCGTGCGGCGCGTCGCTGTTTTGCGTGCTCGGCATTCCGTTCGCCATTTGGGGGATCGTACTGTTGGCGGACCGTCGGATTTCGTCCCACTTCCGCCGTTAG
- a CDS encoding cupin domain-containing protein yields the protein MSASSTSGYEVVHLAALPGVPCPCGTARRGLAEVADYPGTIHLTEISTDAKLHYHKRLTETYYILECAEDAQMQLDDARIDLKPGMLVMIRPGTRHRAIGQMKILNIVYPKFDPSDEWFDD from the coding sequence ATGTCCGCCAGTTCCACCTCAGGCTACGAAGTCGTCCACCTGGCGGCGCTTCCCGGAGTCCCTTGCCCGTGCGGAACCGCCCGCCGCGGACTGGCCGAGGTGGCCGACTATCCCGGCACGATTCACCTGACCGAGATCTCGACCGACGCCAAGCTGCACTACCACAAGCGCCTGACCGAGACGTATTACATCCTCGAGTGTGCCGAAGACGCGCAAATGCAGCTGGATGACGCCCGGATTGACCTGAAGCCCGGCATGCTGGTGATGATTCGCCCCGGCACGCGGCACAGGGCGATCGGGCAGATGAAGATCCTGAACATCGTCTATCCGAAGTTTGACCCCAGCGACGAGTGGTTTGACGACTAG
- a CDS encoding YceI family protein, producing the protein MSRTLWMLLLSAAALIGCEAKSANVDAPEEETAVAETVEISMPEKGSSAPPAATPMETATETPAAAPTGSLDGEVKLTPENTLIQFVGTHSGDKPDPRTGKFGEFSGVATLAEQNPREISVEIKTASLTTDIEKLTDHLKSVDFFNVREFPTATFKSTGIEATEPGMFKVTGDLTLLGETKSITFPAKVAGGEMTAEFMIDRTEFGMTYGDGKVEKEVAMTISVKAK; encoded by the coding sequence ATGTCTCGAACCCTATGGATGTTGCTGTTGTCCGCCGCCGCGCTGATCGGCTGCGAAGCCAAGAGCGCCAATGTCGACGCGCCGGAAGAAGAAACCGCCGTGGCTGAAACGGTAGAGATCTCGATGCCCGAAAAGGGCTCGTCCGCTCCGCCCGCCGCTACCCCGATGGAAACCGCAACCGAGACTCCCGCCGCCGCGCCGACTGGTTCGCTCGACGGAGAGGTCAAGCTGACCCCGGAAAACACGCTGATCCAGTTCGTCGGCACCCACAGCGGCGACAAGCCTGATCCGCGGACCGGCAAGTTCGGCGAGTTCTCCGGCGTCGCCACGCTCGCCGAACAGAACCCGCGTGAGATCAGCGTCGAAATCAAGACCGCGTCGCTAACGACCGACATCGAGAAGCTGACCGATCACCTGAAGAGCGTCGACTTCTTCAACGTCCGCGAGTTTCCGACCGCCACGTTCAAGTCGACTGGCATCGAAGCGACCGAGCCAGGCATGTTCAAGGTCACCGGCGACCTGACGCTGCTGGGCGAAACCAAGTCGATCACTTTCCCCGCCAAAGTCGCCGGCGGCGAAATGACCGCCGAGTTCATGATCGACCGCACCGAGTTCGGTATGACCTACGGTGACGGCAAAGTCGAAAAGGAAGTGGCGATGACGATCTCGGTGAAGGCGAAGTAA
- a CDS encoding zinc ribbon domain-containing protein produces MPIEFLCTECPKKLRVPDDSAGKKVKCPGCGHVQRIPTPEVAPEEPPLPPPEPVTTRPLAAEEPNPFAENTANPYQSPSASASTSSDYRAPTGGGMTEQTAKVLLTVPVAIILVAQAVNLLLSVLLTGFAIFMLVSPPNPADAADQAVVWISLASACGIGSILSIAAIGFLITVLFRKSYTMAWVGVLLGMIPCGAISNCPTLLLAILGFTAGIWAIVLLCLPEGKAQFR; encoded by the coding sequence ATGCCGATCGAGTTCCTTTGTACTGAGTGCCCCAAGAAACTGCGCGTGCCGGACGACTCGGCCGGCAAGAAGGTAAAATGCCCCGGCTGCGGCCATGTGCAGCGGATCCCGACGCCTGAAGTGGCGCCAGAAGAGCCGCCGTTGCCGCCGCCAGAGCCGGTTACGACCCGGCCGTTGGCTGCGGAAGAGCCGAATCCATTTGCCGAGAACACGGCCAACCCTTACCAATCGCCCAGTGCGTCCGCTTCGACGTCCTCCGACTATCGGGCGCCGACCGGCGGCGGAATGACCGAGCAAACGGCCAAGGTGCTGCTGACGGTGCCGGTGGCGATCATCTTGGTCGCCCAGGCGGTCAACCTATTGTTGTCAGTCCTTTTGACGGGGTTCGCCATTTTCATGCTGGTCAGCCCTCCTAATCCCGCGGATGCGGCCGATCAGGCGGTGGTGTGGATCAGTTTGGCCTCGGCGTGCGGAATTGGTTCAATCTTGAGCATCGCGGCGATCGGATTTTTGATCACCGTGCTGTTTCGCAAGTCGTACACGATGGCGTGGGTCGGCGTGCTGCTGGGGATGATTCCGTGCGGCGCGATCAGCAACTGCCCAACGTTGCTGCTGGCGATTCTCGGCTTTACCGCTGGCATTTGGGCGATTGTGCTGCTGTGCCTGCCGGAAGGAAAAGCGCAATTCCGGTGA
- a CDS encoding MJ0042-type zinc finger domain-containing protein, with the protein MPIVFTCGSCAAKFKVDEKMAGKKVRCPKCKTIGQIPSPQIEADLLPDPEPEPQIDYQVKAKDDDDFWSQTAGTALPSSPNPFQSPAATGGSGGKKKRSVTPASQRVLIPGMVLLTLVVLRVVAEIGLVILLISAGKFNVVGGGIGGLLGLACIYYTFTGLLSFVRLDDSGSAQTGLVLSMLPCGTSVLCVLAIPFAIWGLIQMNDPQIKSSFHS; encoded by the coding sequence ATGCCGATCGTATTCACGTGCGGTAGCTGTGCGGCCAAATTCAAAGTCGATGAAAAGATGGCGGGCAAGAAGGTCCGTTGTCCAAAGTGCAAGACGATTGGGCAGATCCCCAGTCCGCAAATCGAAGCGGATCTGTTGCCTGATCCCGAGCCGGAACCGCAGATCGACTACCAGGTCAAAGCGAAGGATGACGACGACTTTTGGAGCCAAACGGCTGGAACGGCTCTGCCGTCCAGTCCCAATCCATTTCAGTCCCCTGCAGCGACCGGGGGCTCGGGTGGAAAGAAAAAACGAAGCGTAACGCCCGCTTCGCAGCGCGTCTTGATCCCAGGCATGGTCTTGTTGACGCTGGTGGTCTTGCGCGTGGTGGCGGAGATCGGGCTTGTCATCTTGCTGATCAGTGCCGGCAAGTTCAACGTAGTCGGCGGCGGCATCGGCGGACTGCTCGGGTTGGCCTGCATTTATTACACGTTCACAGGTTTGCTCAGTTTCGTGCGGCTGGACGACAGCGGCTCCGCGCAGACAGGGCTGGTGTTGTCGATGCTGCCGTGCGGAACTTCGGTCCTTTGCGTTCTCGCTATTCCCTTTGCGATTTGGGGATTGATTCAGATGAACGACCCGCAGATCAAGTCGAGTTTTCATAGCTAA
- a CDS encoding response regulator, whose product MTKKVLDVGNCGPDYSSIKSFIERTFDAKVLQADGPEDTLEILRRDQIDLVLVNRKLDRDYTDGLEVIKQIKADDALASVPTMLITNYEEHQQLAKSEGAVQGFGKLSLQKPETKDLLQPYLG is encoded by the coding sequence ATGACCAAAAAAGTTCTCGACGTGGGCAACTGCGGCCCCGACTATAGCTCGATCAAATCGTTCATCGAACGCACCTTTGACGCCAAGGTGCTGCAAGCCGATGGGCCGGAAGATACGCTCGAAATCCTCCGTCGCGACCAGATCGACCTGGTGCTGGTCAATCGTAAGCTCGATCGCGACTACACCGACGGACTCGAAGTGATCAAACAGATCAAGGCCGACGACGCCCTGGCCAGCGTCCCGACGATGTTGATCACCAACTACGAAGAGCATCAGCAGCTGGCCAAATCGGAGGGGGCCGTCCAAGGCTTTGGCAAGCTCTCGCTGCAAAAACCGGAAACCAAGGATCTGCTGCAGCCCTATTTGGGTTAA
- a CDS encoding outer membrane protein assembly factor BamB family protein, translating to MQNKPFLSLLAVIGAWILGAIVATLLPEKKVDAEPVPGIAQPMSSEKSEPTKDWPMWGGNSLRNNVPVATNIPTDWNIGRFDRKTGQWDSSKAENIKWVAKLGSQSYGNPVVASGKVFVGTNNSSGLLSRYPSDVDLGVLVCYDEETGDFLWQHSSEKLSTGRVHDWPLQGICCAPYVEGNRLWFVTSRGEVRCLDVEGFYDGENDGPYTEEKLTDKNEADVIWVYNMMDKLGVSQHNMCSCSITALGDILFVNTSNGVDESHIVLPSPDAPSFIAMDKNTGEVLWTDGSPGENILHGQWSSPTVAELGGVPQVLFAGGDGWVYSFKADRGKDGKPELLWKFDGNPKESKWVIGGRGTRNNIIATPVVYDGKVYVAVGQDPEHGEGEGHLWCIDPTKRGDVSPQLAMKVEGSTRVPLPHRRIQAVNPEDGEAAVDNPNSAVLWHYAGEDFDGDGRISFEETMHRSIGTVAIKDDILYISDFSGLFHCLDAQTGKRHWTYDMLAAAWGSPLIVNDHVYIGDEDGDVCVFKLSADPDDAEPINEITMGNSVYSTPIVANGVLYIANKTHLFAIAAEDE from the coding sequence ATGCAAAACAAGCCCTTCCTGTCACTGCTGGCCGTCATCGGCGCCTGGATCCTGGGCGCAATCGTCGCGACGCTCTTGCCGGAAAAGAAGGTGGACGCCGAACCGGTCCCCGGCATCGCTCAGCCCATGTCTTCCGAGAAATCGGAACCGACCAAGGACTGGCCGATGTGGGGCGGCAACTCGCTGCGCAACAACGTCCCGGTTGCGACCAACATTCCGACCGATTGGAACATCGGCCGCTTTGATCGTAAGACCGGCCAGTGGGATTCGTCCAAAGCCGAGAACATCAAGTGGGTCGCCAAGCTCGGCAGCCAATCGTACGGCAACCCGGTCGTCGCCTCGGGCAAAGTGTTTGTCGGCACCAACAACAGCAGCGGCCTGCTCTCGCGTTACCCGTCCGACGTCGATCTGGGCGTCCTCGTTTGCTACGACGAAGAGACAGGCGACTTCCTCTGGCAACACTCGAGCGAAAAGCTGTCGACCGGCCGCGTCCATGACTGGCCGCTGCAAGGGATCTGCTGCGCTCCGTATGTCGAGGGGAACCGTCTGTGGTTCGTCACTAGCCGCGGCGAAGTTCGCTGCCTGGACGTCGAAGGTTTCTACGACGGCGAAAACGACGGTCCCTACACCGAAGAGAAGCTGACCGACAAGAACGAAGCGGACGTCATCTGGGTCTATAACATGATGGACAAGCTGGGCGTCTCGCAGCACAACATGTGCTCGTGCTCGATCACGGCGCTCGGCGATATTCTGTTCGTCAACACGTCCAACGGCGTCGACGAATCGCACATCGTCTTGCCCTCGCCCGACGCTCCCAGCTTCATCGCGATGGACAAGAACACCGGCGAAGTCCTCTGGACCGACGGTTCGCCGGGCGAAAACATCCTGCACGGCCAATGGTCGAGCCCGACGGTCGCCGAACTGGGCGGCGTGCCGCAAGTGCTGTTCGCCGGCGGCGACGGCTGGGTCTACTCTTTCAAGGCTGACCGCGGCAAGGACGGCAAGCCGGAACTGCTGTGGAAGTTTGACGGTAACCCGAAAGAATCGAAGTGGGTCATCGGCGGTCGCGGCACTCGCAACAACATTATCGCTACCCCAGTCGTCTACGACGGCAAGGTCTACGTGGCGGTTGGCCAAGACCCAGAACATGGCGAAGGCGAAGGCCACCTTTGGTGCATCGACCCGACCAAGCGCGGCGACGTCAGCCCGCAGTTGGCGATGAAGGTCGAAGGGAGCACTCGCGTGCCGCTGCCGCATCGCCGCATCCAGGCGGTCAATCCGGAAGATGGCGAAGCGGCGGTCGACAACCCCAACAGCGCCGTCCTCTGGCACTACGCCGGCGAAGACTTCGACGGCGACGGTCGCATCAGCTTTGAAGAGACGATGCACCGCAGCATCGGCACGGTCGCGATCAAAGACGACATCCTCTACATCTCGGACTTCAGCGGTCTGTTCCATTGCCTGGACGCCCAAACCGGCAAGCGGCACTGGACCTACGACATGCTGGCCGCCGCGTGGGGCTCGCCGTTAATCGTCAATGATCACGTTTACATCGGCGACGAAGATGGCGACGTCTGCGTCTTCAAGCTGTCGGCCGATCCGGACGACGCCGAGCCGATCAACGAGATCACCATGGGCAACTCGGTCTACTCGACCCCGATCGTCGCCAATGGCGTGCTGTACATCGCCAACAAGACGCACCTGTTCGCGATCGCGGCGGAAGACGAGTAA
- a CDS encoding ATP-dependent DNA helicase translates to MGSYSVNDILGPDGSIARRLPRYELRQQQLDMADAVAAAIENKRHLIVEAGTGVGKSFAYLVPAILAVGQEPRDEEEDRPRRIIVSTHTIALQEQLIQKDLPLLNSVIPLEFTAVLAKGRGNYLSKRRMGAALSRTKTLFAKDEEEHQLDHIRTWSKETSDGSLSDLEFRPLGSVWDEVHSDSGNCLGRNCPSYNDCFYYKARRRVQNAQIIIVNHALFFSDLALRRSGVNLLPKYDAVIFDEAHTIESVAGDHLGLSITSAQIDYTLNKLFNDRTNKGLLMHHGLTEAMQQVVHCQFRAQQFFTEIDAWLAENPQSSGRVRDAELVPNVLTPALAKLAAQVKNAGEDMNDDSQRQDLTSMSDRLYLLADGIESWRTQKIEDAVYWVESSQQRGPYRRVKLSAAPVDVGPALRSELFQAVDSVIMTSATLAVGGGNSFDFFKSRVGLTKSETFSLGSPFDYSEQAKLILVNEMPDPSDRKNYDKAVVEMIRRYVARTQGRAFVLFTSYEMLRWAASSLTRWLSQEGIELFSQSDGMPRSVMVEKFKQSEKAVLFGTDSFWQGVDVPGDALQNVIITKLPFSVPDQPLLQARLERIKEQGGQPFGQYQLPEAVIKLRQGFGRLIRTQEDSGIVVILDPRVKTKSYGKVFLKSLPDCPIVNESYKGGAFA, encoded by the coding sequence ATGGGCAGCTACTCGGTAAACGACATTTTGGGTCCCGACGGCAGTATCGCTCGGCGTTTACCTCGCTACGAACTTCGCCAGCAGCAGCTCGACATGGCCGATGCGGTCGCCGCGGCGATCGAAAACAAGCGGCATTTGATCGTCGAGGCCGGCACCGGCGTCGGCAAAAGCTTCGCCTATCTGGTCCCTGCGATCTTGGCGGTCGGCCAAGAGCCGCGGGACGAAGAGGAAGATCGCCCCCGGCGGATCATCGTCTCGACCCACACCATCGCCCTGCAAGAGCAGCTGATCCAAAAAGACCTGCCGCTGCTCAACAGCGTGATCCCGCTCGAGTTCACCGCGGTGCTGGCCAAGGGGCGCGGCAACTATCTCAGCAAACGCCGCATGGGCGCGGCCCTCAGTCGGACCAAAACGCTGTTCGCCAAAGATGAAGAAGAGCATCAGCTCGACCACATCCGCACCTGGTCGAAGGAGACCAGCGACGGCTCGCTGAGCGATCTGGAGTTTCGCCCGCTCGGTTCGGTTTGGGACGAAGTCCATAGCGACAGCGGCAATTGCCTGGGCCGCAACTGTCCCAGCTACAACGACTGCTTTTACTACAAGGCTCGCCGCCGCGTTCAAAACGCCCAGATCATCATCGTCAATCACGCCCTCTTCTTCAGCGACCTGGCGCTCCGCCGCAGCGGCGTCAATCTGTTGCCGAAGTACGACGCGGTGATCTTTGACGAAGCCCACACCATCGAGTCGGTCGCCGGCGATCACCTCGGGCTTTCGATCACCTCGGCCCAGATCGACTACACCCTCAACAAGCTGTTCAACGACCGCACCAACAAAGGGCTGTTGATGCACCATGGACTGACCGAAGCGATGCAGCAGGTCGTCCATTGCCAATTCCGGGCACAGCAGTTCTTCACCGAGATCGACGCTTGGCTCGCAGAGAACCCGCAGTCGAGCGGCCGCGTCCGCGACGCCGAGCTGGTCCCCAACGTGTTGACGCCGGCGCTGGCCAAGTTGGCCGCCCAGGTCAAAAACGCCGGCGAAGATATGAACGACGATAGTCAACGGCAAGACCTCACCTCGATGAGCGATCGGCTCTACTTGTTGGCGGATGGGATCGAAAGCTGGCGCACCCAAAAAATCGAAGACGCCGTCTACTGGGTCGAAAGCAGCCAACAGCGCGGCCCCTATCGTCGCGTCAAGTTGTCGGCCGCCCCGGTCGACGTTGGCCCGGCGCTGCGAAGCGAACTGTTTCAAGCGGTCGACAGCGTCATCATGACCAGCGCCACGTTGGCGGTCGGCGGCGGAAACTCGTTCGACTTCTTCAAGTCGCGGGTTGGTTTGACGAAAAGCGAAACGTTCTCGCTCGGCTCTCCGTTCGACTACTCCGAACAAGCGAAGCTGATTTTGGTCAACGAAATGCCCGACCCCAGCGACCGCAAGAACTACGACAAGGCGGTCGTCGAAATGATCCGGCGGTATGTCGCCCGGACGCAAGGTCGGGCGTTTGTCCTATTTACCAGCTACGAAATGCTCCGCTGGGCCGCCAGTTCGCTCACCCGCTGGCTGTCGCAAGAAGGAATCGAACTGTTCAGCCAGTCGGACGGCATGCCGCGCAGCGTGATGGTCGAAAAGTTCAAGCAGTCCGAAAAGGCGGTTCTCTTCGGCACCGACAGCTTCTGGCAAGGAGTCGACGTCCCCGGTGACGCCCTGCAAAACGTGATCATCACTAAGCTTCCTTTTAGCGTGCCTGACCAACCGCTCTTACAAGCTCGGCTCGAGCGGATCAAAGAGCAAGGAGGCCAACCGTTCGGCCAGTACCAACTGCCCGAAGCGGTGATCAAACTCCGCCAAGGTTTCGGCCGCCTGATCCGCACCCAAGAAGACTCCGGCATCGTCGTGATCCTCGATCCGCGGGTCAAAACCAAGAGCTACGGAAAAGTCTTCCTGAAGTCGCTCCCCGACTGCCCGATCGTCAACGAAAGCTACAAAGGAGGAGCGTTCGCCTAA